From Actinopolymorpha cephalotaxi, one genomic window encodes:
- a CDS encoding thioredoxin domain-containing protein — protein MNRLANATSPYLRQHADNPVDWHTWGEEAFVQARERDVPILLSVGYSACHWCHVMAHESFEDDTTAAYMNEHFVNIKVDREERPDVDAVYMEATQAMTGQGGWPMTCFLTPTGEPFYCGTYFPPTPHHGLPSFAQVLEAVERTWRERREEVVQSAGSIVAQLAGSGFPSGDAPGVDRLDAAVEVLRHDFDLRNAGFGGAPKFPPSMVLEFLLRAAVRRGEQSDTEPSDTDSADTADTADTALAMVEQTCDRMARGGMYDQLGGGFARYSVDAGWVVPHFEKMLYDNALLLRVYVHWWRLTGAPLAERVVRETADFLLRELRTAEGGFASALDADSEGVEGKFYAWTPDQLREVLGSDDGAAAARTFAVTEQGTFEHGASTLQLPRDPEDRRWFADVRARLARAREERVRPGRDDKVVAAWNGLAIAALAEAGALLEAPEYVRAATEAADLLVRLHTDVGGRLVRTSRDGAAGDSPGVLEDYADVAEGYLALLAVTGDPVWLDRAGGLLDVVLDRFGTGDGGFFDTADDAERLVRRPQDPTDNAVPSGRSAAAGALLTYAALTGSDRHRAAAESALAVAGRLADRAPRAAGWGLAVAEALLAGPVEVAVVGTPDDPDRERLHRLALRSPAPGAVVVVGAPEASARDATPQTGNNGDGQVPLLAHRGLVDDRAAAYVCRGFVCDRPLTEPAELARRLGVRGTT, from the coding sequence GTGAACCGTCTCGCGAACGCCACCAGCCCGTACCTCCGCCAGCACGCGGACAATCCGGTCGACTGGCACACCTGGGGGGAGGAGGCGTTCGTGCAGGCGCGCGAGCGTGACGTCCCGATCCTGTTGTCCGTCGGCTACTCCGCCTGCCACTGGTGTCACGTGATGGCGCACGAGTCGTTCGAGGACGACACCACCGCCGCGTACATGAACGAGCACTTCGTCAACATCAAGGTCGACCGCGAGGAGCGGCCCGACGTCGACGCCGTCTACATGGAGGCGACCCAGGCGATGACCGGCCAGGGTGGCTGGCCGATGACCTGCTTCCTCACCCCCACGGGTGAGCCGTTCTACTGCGGCACCTACTTCCCGCCGACGCCGCACCACGGGCTGCCGTCGTTCGCGCAGGTGCTGGAGGCGGTCGAGCGCACCTGGCGCGAGCGGCGCGAGGAGGTCGTGCAGTCGGCGGGGTCGATCGTCGCCCAGCTCGCCGGCTCTGGATTCCCGTCCGGCGACGCGCCGGGCGTGGACCGGCTGGACGCGGCGGTCGAGGTGTTGCGGCACGACTTCGACCTACGGAACGCCGGCTTCGGCGGGGCGCCGAAGTTCCCGCCGTCGATGGTGCTGGAGTTCCTGCTCCGGGCCGCCGTACGCCGCGGCGAGCAGTCGGACACCGAACCCTCCGACACCGACAGTGCGGACACGGCCGACACCGCCGACACCGCTCTGGCCATGGTCGAGCAGACCTGCGACCGAATGGCCCGCGGCGGGATGTACGACCAGCTCGGCGGTGGGTTCGCCCGCTACAGCGTGGACGCGGGCTGGGTCGTTCCGCACTTCGAGAAGATGCTGTACGACAACGCCCTGCTGCTGCGGGTCTACGTCCACTGGTGGCGGCTCACCGGCGCTCCGCTGGCCGAGCGGGTGGTCCGGGAGACCGCCGACTTCCTGCTCCGCGAGCTGCGCACCGCCGAGGGCGGCTTCGCCTCCGCTCTGGACGCCGACAGCGAGGGCGTGGAGGGGAAGTTCTACGCCTGGACGCCGGACCAGTTGCGCGAGGTGCTCGGCTCCGACGACGGGGCCGCGGCCGCGCGGACGTTCGCGGTGACCGAGCAGGGCACGTTCGAGCACGGCGCCTCCACCCTGCAACTTCCGCGCGACCCCGAAGACCGGCGGTGGTTCGCCGACGTCCGTGCCCGCCTGGCCCGCGCACGGGAGGAGCGCGTCCGTCCGGGGCGTGACGACAAGGTGGTCGCGGCGTGGAACGGCCTTGCGATCGCGGCGCTGGCCGAGGCGGGCGCGCTACTGGAGGCGCCCGAGTACGTCCGGGCGGCGACGGAGGCTGCCGACCTGCTGGTCCGGCTGCACACCGACGTCGGTGGGCGGCTCGTGCGGACGTCCCGGGACGGCGCGGCGGGGGACAGCCCCGGTGTCCTGGAGGACTACGCCGACGTGGCGGAGGGATACCTCGCCCTGCTGGCGGTCACCGGCGACCCCGTCTGGCTGGATCGCGCCGGCGGTCTGCTGGACGTCGTACTCGACCGGTTCGGCACCGGCGACGGCGGCTTCTTCGACACCGCGGACGACGCCGAACGCCTTGTCCGCCGCCCGCAGGACCCGACCGACAACGCCGTTCCGTCCGGACGTTCGGCCGCGGCCGGCGCGCTGCTCACCTACGCCGCGCTCACCGGGTCCGACCGCCACCGGGCCGCCGCGGAGAGCGCCCTCGCGGTGGCGGGCCGGCTCGCCGACCGTGCGCCGAGGGCGGCCGGCTGGGGGCTCGCGGTCGCCGAGGCGCTGCTCGCCGGCCCGGTCGAGGTGGCGGTCGTCGGTACGCCGGACGACCCGGACCGCGAGCGGCTGCACCGGCTGGCGCTGCGCTCGCCCGCGCCGGGCGCCGTCGTGGTCGTCGGCGCGCCGGAGGCGTCGGCGCGCGACGCAACGCCGCAAACCGGCAACAATGGCGACGGTCAGGTTCCGCTGCTGGCGCATCGTGGACTCGTCGACGACCGGGCCGCGGCCTACGTCTGCCGAGGGTTCGTCTGCGACCGTCCGCTCACCGAGCCGGCCGAGCTCGCCCGTCGGCTCGGCGTACGCGGCACCACCTGA
- a CDS encoding ABC transporter substrate-binding protein encodes MGIPYDDQARRVSRRDLLAWGGGALSALSALSLSGCSLLSTDPTGKGGKGGAGGPRTKQAPDLAAQVKAGKLPPLGQRLPKKPRVIKPVEKLGTYGGDWRTALLGPGDTAWAYRTVGYEQLVNWDPGWTKPIPNIAESVETDPTGKEFTFRLRAGMKWSDGKPFTADDLVFAYDDVYMNKELNPQPPTWLVTDGRPGRMEKIDDTTVKFVFSAPNGLFLANIAQPAGEGLTNKPRHYLERFHKKYNPDVATLTKKGKFDDWVDLFGAMADPWNHVGLPRITGWVVTDALGTGSRMVVERNPYYWKVDTDGSQLPYIDRVIFNVINNEETMVLKAVNGELDMQERTINTPQNKPVLAAGRDKGEFHFVPETGSSMNNLIIALNLTHKNAALREVFGNRDFRIGLSHAIDRKEMINAAFQRQGTPWQAAPRPESDYHDEELATQYTQYDVALANKHLDRAGYKRGANGARIGPDGKPIVFQVDVAVPSALWTDGMELVRKYWQEVGVNIRVNGIDRTLMYDRKTANSQDANVWGGDGGLADAILDPRWFFPFSGESNYAIPWANWFNNIAPKEKPPAAALQQMELYRKLMTTPDADGRDEILRQILKIAKEQFYAIGTVLPPKGYAIVRNNFHNVPKSLLNAWMYPGPGPTMPEQYFIS; translated from the coding sequence ATGGGCATCCCGTACGACGACCAGGCCCGGCGCGTGAGCCGGCGCGACCTGCTGGCCTGGGGAGGCGGTGCGCTGTCCGCGCTGTCCGCGCTGTCCCTGTCCGGGTGCAGCCTGCTGTCCACCGATCCCACCGGCAAGGGCGGCAAGGGTGGCGCCGGTGGTCCGCGGACCAAACAGGCACCGGACCTGGCCGCCCAGGTGAAGGCCGGGAAGCTCCCTCCGCTCGGGCAGCGGCTGCCGAAGAAACCGCGGGTGATCAAACCTGTCGAGAAGCTCGGCACGTACGGCGGTGACTGGCGGACCGCCCTGCTGGGGCCGGGCGACACGGCCTGGGCGTACCGGACGGTGGGGTACGAGCAGTTGGTGAACTGGGATCCGGGCTGGACGAAGCCGATCCCCAACATCGCCGAGTCGGTCGAGACCGACCCCACGGGCAAGGAGTTCACCTTCCGGCTGCGGGCCGGCATGAAGTGGTCGGACGGCAAGCCGTTCACCGCCGACGACCTGGTCTTCGCCTACGACGACGTGTACATGAACAAGGAGCTCAACCCGCAGCCGCCGACGTGGCTCGTCACCGACGGCAGGCCGGGCAGGATGGAGAAGATCGACGACACCACGGTGAAGTTCGTCTTCAGTGCGCCCAACGGCCTCTTCCTGGCGAACATCGCCCAGCCCGCGGGCGAGGGCCTCACCAACAAGCCGCGCCACTACCTCGAGCGGTTCCACAAGAAGTACAACCCCGACGTCGCCACCCTCACGAAGAAGGGGAAATTCGACGACTGGGTGGACCTGTTCGGGGCGATGGCCGACCCGTGGAACCACGTCGGGCTGCCGAGGATCACCGGCTGGGTCGTCACGGACGCGCTCGGCACCGGCTCGCGGATGGTGGTCGAACGCAATCCGTACTACTGGAAGGTCGACACCGACGGCTCGCAGCTGCCCTACATCGACCGGGTGATCTTCAACGTCATCAACAACGAGGAGACGATGGTCCTCAAGGCCGTCAACGGCGAGCTCGACATGCAGGAACGCACGATCAACACCCCACAGAACAAGCCGGTTCTCGCCGCCGGCCGGGACAAGGGGGAGTTCCACTTCGTCCCCGAGACCGGCAGCTCCATGAACAACCTGATCATCGCGCTCAACCTCACCCACAAGAACGCCGCGCTGCGCGAGGTCTTCGGCAACCGCGACTTCCGGATCGGGCTGTCCCACGCCATCGACCGCAAGGAGATGATCAACGCGGCGTTCCAGCGGCAGGGCACGCCGTGGCAGGCCGCACCCCGGCCGGAGTCGGACTACCACGACGAGGAACTCGCCACGCAGTACACGCAGTACGACGTCGCACTCGCCAACAAGCACCTCGACCGTGCCGGTTACAAGCGCGGGGCCAATGGTGCCCGGATCGGCCCGGACGGAAAACCGATCGTGTTCCAGGTCGACGTCGCCGTCCCGTCGGCGCTGTGGACCGACGGGATGGAGCTGGTACGGAAGTACTGGCAGGAGGTCGGCGTGAACATCCGCGTCAACGGCATCGACCGTACGCTGATGTACGACCGCAAGACGGCGAACTCCCAGGACGCCAACGTGTGGGGCGGTGACGGCGGCCTGGCCGACGCGATCCTCGACCCCCGGTGGTTTTTCCCGTTCAGCGGCGAGTCCAACTACGCGATCCCCTGGGCGAACTGGTTCAACAACATCGCCCCCAAGGAGAAGCCGCCCGCCGCGGCGCTGCAGCAGATGGAGCTGTACCGAAAGCTGATGACGACGCCGGACGCCGACGGGCGGGACGAGATCCTCCGGCAGATCCTGAAGATCGCCAAGGAGCAGTTCTACGCGATCGGGACCGTGCTGCCGCCGAAGGGCTACGCGATCGTCCGCAACAACTTCCACAACGTGCCGAAGTCGTTGTTGAATGCGTGGATGTATCCGGGTCCAGGTCCGACGATGCCGGAGCAGTACTTCATCTCCTAG
- a CDS encoding heavy-metal-associated domain-containing protein, which translates to MSLTSTYTVSGMTCEHCVAAVTSELKAVDGVSDVSVDLVPGGNSTVTVTSANEVSPEAVSEALDEAGDYRLVTS; encoded by the coding sequence GTGTCGCTCACCTCGACCTACACCGTGTCCGGCATGACCTGTGAGCACTGCGTGGCCGCCGTCACCAGTGAGCTCAAAGCCGTCGACGGCGTGTCCGACGTCTCGGTCGACCTGGTGCCCGGCGGGAACTCCACCGTCACCGTGACCAGCGCCAACGAGGTTTCACCCGAGGCCGTGTCCGAGGCCCTGGACGAGGCGGGAGACTACCGCCTCGTCACCTCGTGA
- a CDS encoding HNH endonuclease signature motif containing protein, giving the protein MSDGGGYFGGDPGDGPGRRRVLPAGFADVPGGPRLAVLLASVDRGVCNGFEVEERARAWRRLIGWAEAECLAEVNELAYAEPGMPDEPAQRSPEMDPMTQAVLEPLLRWSGYHASWYLALALTLPRLPRVRVALASGGLELPDVRAIVDRITDAKPDLWGAIEDAIFPKVLELRGGLLRAKLEAEVIKADPEAAGKRHRAARTGRNVAIWPAVDGVADLAIRGLSADQAAEAYGYIDAIARAVKSAGDPRKLSQLRADVAFSLLSGTADIGDCSAPVGKENHADQGQSTQDRAAQDHAAQDHAAQDEAKQDEAVQDESVQDDFGLRPAEGYAPQEKADAEQVEDEPPAEDGVSPESENAQTHSENEAETRRAQGETDQGGEGHCAVHRFPDHDLHDSWCECGNCSPAPVASCTVCGAAAMNGVRVHDTAAHEAAARNAEPPGQADPPDPLDPPDPRGRPDPPTDNSTPPPPPWTSSQPSWGPIKTRAKVQLNMPLTTLMGLSTRPGELGGVGPIITEVARRIVANHLDNPEARFSVGVTHPVTGRLLHLHPIPARFLRGLQAELVHARDQRCVWTTCRRPAATCHLDHNTEYADGGETSVDNIAPLCPRHHKAKTERDWKLKQTGPGEHTLTDPFGRNYRSSAPSLTDPVAPAEPATAAGTSIRTVDDGLPPF; this is encoded by the coding sequence ATGAGCGACGGCGGTGGATACTTCGGCGGCGACCCGGGCGATGGTCCGGGTCGTCGTCGGGTGCTGCCTGCCGGGTTTGCTGATGTGCCGGGTGGGCCGCGGCTTGCGGTGCTGCTCGCCTCGGTGGATCGCGGGGTGTGTAACGGGTTCGAGGTGGAGGAGCGGGCCAGGGCGTGGCGGCGGCTGATCGGCTGGGCGGAGGCGGAGTGTCTGGCCGAGGTGAACGAGCTGGCCTACGCCGAACCCGGTATGCCCGACGAGCCGGCGCAGCGCAGTCCCGAGATGGACCCGATGACCCAGGCCGTGCTGGAACCTTTGCTGCGGTGGTCGGGCTACCACGCCAGCTGGTATCTGGCGCTGGCCCTCACCCTGCCCCGCCTGCCCCGTGTGCGTGTGGCGCTGGCGTCCGGTGGGCTGGAGCTGCCCGACGTGCGGGCGATCGTGGACCGGATCACCGACGCGAAACCCGACCTGTGGGGAGCCATCGAGGACGCCATCTTCCCCAAGGTGCTCGAGCTGCGCGGCGGGCTGTTGCGGGCCAAGCTCGAAGCCGAGGTCATCAAAGCCGACCCCGAGGCTGCCGGCAAACGGCACCGCGCCGCGCGGACGGGGCGGAACGTCGCGATCTGGCCGGCTGTCGACGGTGTCGCCGACCTGGCGATCCGAGGCCTGTCCGCTGACCAGGCCGCGGAGGCGTACGGGTACATCGACGCGATTGCCCGTGCCGTGAAGTCTGCCGGCGACCCGCGCAAGCTGAGCCAGCTACGCGCGGACGTCGCCTTCTCCCTGCTCAGCGGCACCGCCGACATCGGCGACTGCTCCGCCCCAGTCGGCAAGGAGAACCACGCCGACCAGGGCCAGAGCACGCAGGACCGGGCCGCGCAGGACCACGCCGCGCAGGACCACGCCGCGCAGGACGAGGCTAAGCAAGACGAGGCGGTGCAGGACGAGTCTGTCCAGGACGACTTTGGGCTGCGGCCCGCGGAAGGCTACGCCCCGCAGGAGAAGGCCGACGCCGAACAGGTCGAAGACGAACCCCCGGCCGAAGACGGCGTCTCCCCGGAGAGCGAGAACGCGCAGACGCACAGCGAGAACGAGGCCGAGACCCGGCGCGCGCAGGGCGAGACTGACCAGGGTGGGGAGGGGCACTGTGCCGTGCACCGGTTCCCCGACCACGACCTGCACGACAGCTGGTGTGAGTGTGGGAACTGTTCTCCGGCACCGGTGGCCAGCTGCACAGTGTGTGGTGCGGCCGCGATGAACGGCGTCCGAGTCCACGACACTGCCGCCCACGAGGCCGCCGCACGCAACGCCGAGCCGCCAGGACAGGCCGATCCACCTGATCCACTTGATCCGCCTGATCCGCGGGGTCGGCCTGATCCGCCGACAGACAACTCCACACCGCCACCACCGCCGTGGACCTCTTCGCAGCCGAGCTGGGGTCCGATCAAGACGCGCGCCAAGGTGCAGCTGAACATGCCGTTGACCACCCTGATGGGGCTGTCCACCCGGCCCGGTGAGCTCGGCGGAGTCGGACCGATCATCACCGAGGTGGCTCGCCGGATCGTGGCGAACCATCTCGACAACCCCGAAGCCCGATTCAGCGTCGGGGTCACCCATCCGGTCACCGGACGGTTACTGCACCTGCATCCGATTCCTGCGAGGTTCCTGCGCGGACTGCAGGCAGAGCTGGTGCATGCCCGCGACCAGCGCTGTGTCTGGACCACCTGCCGCAGACCCGCCGCGACGTGTCACCTGGACCACAACACCGAGTACGCCGACGGCGGAGAAACCTCCGTCGACAACATCGCCCCACTGTGCCCACGCCACCACAAGGCGAAAACCGAGAGGGACTGGAAACTGAAGCAGACCGGCCCCGGCGAGCACACCCTCACCGATCCGTTCGGGCGGAATTACCGCAGCAGCGCACCTTCCCTCACCGACCCGGTGGCACCAGCCGAGCCGGCAACCGCCGCCGGCACGAGCATCAGGACGGTCGACGATGGCCTGCCACCGTTCTGA
- a CDS encoding DNA methyltransferase, whose amino-acid sequence MEEDRGVRAPLPGRRGPRAYDLYTGDVARAYARWPTPTTIISDGAYGVRGFHGDTTGPEGLAEWYRPHVESWSAAAHPSTTLWVWNTEVGWATIHPLLAEHGWEYVQTITWDKGIAHVAGNVNGKTIRRFPVVSEVCVLYQRRFAIDTPEGPMPVRRWLRHEWVRSGLPLYRANEACGVRNAATRKYLTQDWLWYWPPGAMFEKLATYANEHGTRTGWPYFSLDGEAIVTAKEWDGLRYRWNHQHGLTNIWHRGPLHDDERLKGTLRRAAPRVYKPTAGSSAHLNQKPLEFMERLVRAVTEPGDVVWEPFGGLASGSVAAVALGRRAYVAERDKGFAKLARERLRVAAATADPSAEEAAVPAEHHRRPTTQEAP is encoded by the coding sequence GTGGAAGAAGACCGTGGCGTCCGCGCGCCGCTGCCGGGCCGGCGCGGGCCCCGGGCGTACGACCTGTACACCGGCGACGTCGCCCGCGCCTACGCGCGCTGGCCCACCCCGACGACGATCATCAGCGACGGCGCCTACGGCGTCCGCGGCTTCCACGGCGACACGACCGGCCCCGAGGGACTCGCGGAGTGGTACCGCCCGCACGTGGAGTCCTGGTCGGCGGCCGCGCACCCGTCCACCACGCTGTGGGTGTGGAACACCGAGGTGGGCTGGGCGACGATCCATCCACTGCTGGCCGAGCACGGCTGGGAGTACGTCCAGACCATCACCTGGGACAAGGGGATCGCCCACGTCGCCGGCAACGTCAACGGCAAGACGATCCGCAGGTTCCCGGTGGTGTCGGAGGTCTGCGTGCTCTACCAACGCAGGTTCGCGATCGACACGCCCGAAGGCCCGATGCCGGTGCGCCGCTGGCTGCGGCACGAGTGGGTCCGCAGCGGGCTGCCGCTCTACCGCGCCAACGAGGCCTGCGGCGTACGCAACGCCGCCACGCGCAAATACCTCACCCAGGACTGGCTGTGGTACTGGCCGCCGGGTGCGATGTTCGAGAAGCTCGCGACGTACGCCAACGAGCACGGCACCCGCACCGGCTGGCCCTACTTCAGCCTCGACGGCGAGGCGATCGTCACCGCGAAGGAGTGGGACGGCCTGCGTTACCGCTGGAACCACCAGCACGGCCTCACCAACATCTGGCACCGCGGCCCGCTGCACGACGACGAACGCCTCAAGGGGACGCTGCGCCGGGCCGCGCCCCGCGTCTACAAACCGACCGCGGGTAGTTCCGCCCACCTCAACCAGAAGCCGCTGGAGTTCATGGAGCGACTGGTCCGCGCGGTGACCGAGCCGGGCGACGTGGTGTGGGAGCCGTTCGGCGGGCTGGCGTCCGGCTCGGTCGCGGCGGTCGCCCTGGGCCGGCGCGCCTACGTCGCCGAACGCGACAAGGGCTTCGCGAAGCTCGCCCGGGAACGGCTCCGGGTCGCCGCCGCCACCGCCGACCCGTCCGCCGAAGAGGCCGCCGTCCCCGCCGAGCACCACCGCCGGCCCACCACGCAGGAGGCACCGTGA